A stretch of DNA from Rhipicephalus microplus isolate Deutch F79 unplaced genomic scaffold, USDA_Rmic scaffold_176, whole genome shotgun sequence:
GCATGACACGGATGAAATAGGTCGCGATTGCAGTTTGAGCACCACTGTTCTCCTCACCAATGTGCCTGGATACATATGTACTGGTACACTACACAGTATGTAAAGCAAAAACACTTAGGTGGGTGATTGAGCCGTATACTATATGGTAGTAATTTTGCTGCCATAAGGCTTAGTTGTTTAAAAAAGAACAAATTTTGTCACGCAGCATGCAGGATAGCAAGAAAAGCCCAAGCGTATGGAAGGATCCACTCTTCGTAGTTGTTATCTTTCTACTGGCCTCGCCGCTGGGTGGCGTCGTAGTATCCACCAGGGAAGGAAAGGTGCGCGGCACGACGATAACTGTCCTCGGAAAGCAAATTGATGTGTTCTTCGGAATTCCGTACGCGTTGCCACCTACCGGAGAGCTCCGTTTCCGCAAACCAGTGCCCCAGCCACCGTGGGGGAAAACCTACGACGCGACCAGCGTTAAGGCCTCCTGCATGCAGCCTCGCGTTCCCTACATCTTTTACATACCAACGCCGCTGTCGGAAGACTGCCTGTACTTGAACGTGTGGACACCGAAACCATCGAGACAGACGAAGCTTCCCGTATTGCTGTGGTTTTTCGGCGGGACTTTCTTGGTTGGCTCCGCTTACGAGACGAGATACGACGGGGCCGCATTACCCGCACTCAACGATGTCGTTGTCGTTTCTTGCAATTTCAGATCCGGAATGTTCGGTTTCCTAGATGCGAGCAATGAGGGGGCGCCAGGAAATATGGCACTGTGGGACCAGCTTCTCGTCATGAAGTGGGTTCGGCGAAACATCGCAGCGTTCGGAGGTGATCCGGACCTCGTCACAGCAGTCGGCGAAAGTTCTGGAGCCATGGACATTCACCTTCACCTCATGTCGCCATACGCTGGTGGCCTGTTCCGGCGCATGTTTTCTATGAGTGGGACGGAAACGAGTAATTCAAACGTCGACTCGGTTTTCGAAAGCATAAAACGGGGAAACTCAATTGCTGCGTTACTTGGGTGCGCGGATGTCTTCCAAGACCTGACAACGCACCCGGAAAAGGTCTTGGATTGCCTACGAAGCAAGCCAGCCCAGGA
This window harbors:
- the LOC142791602 gene encoding acetylcholinesterase-like, yielding MQDSKKSPSVWKDPLFVVVIFLLASPLGGVVVSTREGKVRGTTITVLGKQIDVFFGIPYALPPTGELRFRKPVPQPPWGKTYDATSVKASCMQPRVPYIFYIPTPLSEDCLYLNVWTPKPSRQTKLPVLLWFFGGTFLVGSAYETRYDGAALPALNDVVVVSCNFRSGMFGFLDASNEGAPGNMALWDQLLVMKWVRRNIAAFGGDPDLVTAVGESSGAMDIHLHLMSPYAGGLFRRMFSMSGTETSNSNVDSVFESIKRGNSIAALLGCADVFQDLTTHPEKVLDCLRSKPAQDIVDATKNATTPCMLAFFPTFNTEYIPYLPSIASEKGLFRVVDVVLSVVANEGGFFFDMQTDRELLQDDLSDYEYPALIDALYDTFQMWLKKKIVPLGISYLNNSDSSSKAEMRQTTADFIAKHNFYCPTKFYAEDNLAYGGNVYGMVFGHRSQKSTEPEWVDVRHMEEIPYFFGIPYLNTVNYTDEDRRVSDYAMEVLVSFARDGKPTSPDVLEWTAYSAEQPKFMWLQPGNYSLVDYMQGGACALWRNF